A single region of the Geobacillus subterraneus genome encodes:
- a CDS encoding SOS response-associated peptidase family protein: METCTIITTRANELIAPIHDRMPVILPSERHDDWLDPSFDDSEYLKTFLQPYLSDQMQMYEVAPLVNSPKNDVSACIEPVNSR; encoded by the coding sequence CTGGAGACGTGCACGATCATTACGACGAGGGCGAACGAGCTTATCGCTCCCATTCACGACCGGATGCCGGTCATCCTGCCTTCCGAGCGGCATGACGACTGGCTCGATCCAAGCTTCGATGATAGCGAGTATTTGAAAACGTTCCTGCAGCCGTATCTGAGCGACCAAATGCAAATGTACGAGGTGGCGCCGCTTGTCAATTCGCCAAAAAACGATGTCAGCGCCTGCATTGAGCCGGTCAACAGCCGATAA
- a CDS encoding ClpX C4-type zinc finger protein: MTSGTTRWLDECTAAALERFADEVAAMAEQSGDEARRRFYEGMAVAAKLTALRWEGKCGYIDDHLLNNVYEALAAFPLDKLEEALALEAQEARDGRCSFCLKEKPRLVNGPLAAICEDCLQFGLQVMAKQP, translated from the coding sequence ATGACAAGCGGAACAACACGGTGGCTCGATGAATGCACGGCCGCGGCGTTGGAGCGGTTTGCCGATGAGGTCGCTGCGATGGCTGAACAGAGCGGGGACGAAGCCCGCCGCCGGTTTTACGAAGGGATGGCGGTGGCGGCGAAATTGACGGCGCTGCGTTGGGAAGGAAAATGCGGCTATATTGACGATCATTTGCTTAATAACGTGTATGAGGCGCTTGCCGCCTTCCCGCTCGACAAGCTGGAAGAGGCTTTGGCGCTCGAAGCGCAAGAAGCCCGCGACGGCCGCTGTTCGTTTTGCCTGAAAGAAAAGCCGCGGCTCGTTAATGGGCCGCTGGCCGCGATTTGTGAAGATTGCCTGCAATTTGGGCTGCAAGTCATGGCGAAGCAACCGTAA
- a CDS encoding ABC transporter permease translates to MVRKYIALLRMKYIEMIAYRLATFVWMTGAITQPLITMFVWMNIHPEESESFVFYFMAVIFVERMTSAWDVWELDREIREGTFSNLLLRPLHPIHWAIAENIIYKWLFLVILVPVWAVGTVFWPALRPHMTGSQIGWFLLAVVLGAALRFLLSYSCGLLAFWVTKVAAVYGVIDVISLFLSGRIAPLELLPPQLREWSEWLPFRYMISFPIEIATGAASRGELVHGFAIAAGWLFVFAAVLQWLWKAGMKKNQAVGG, encoded by the coding sequence ATGGTGCGTAAATATATCGCCCTGTTGCGCATGAAGTATATTGAAATGATCGCGTACCGCTTGGCGACGTTCGTCTGGATGACGGGCGCCATCACCCAGCCGCTCATTACGATGTTCGTTTGGATGAACATTCATCCGGAAGAGAGTGAGTCGTTTGTCTTTTATTTTATGGCGGTCATTTTTGTCGAGCGGATGACGAGTGCGTGGGATGTATGGGAGCTTGACCGTGAAATCCGCGAAGGGACGTTTTCGAACTTGTTGTTGCGGCCGCTTCATCCGATCCATTGGGCGATTGCGGAAAATATCATCTATAAATGGCTGTTTCTCGTCATTTTAGTGCCGGTTTGGGCAGTGGGGACGGTGTTTTGGCCGGCGCTTCGCCCACATATGACCGGAAGCCAAATCGGGTGGTTTTTGCTGGCGGTCGTATTGGGCGCGGCGCTTCGTTTTTTGTTGAGCTACTCGTGCGGGCTGCTGGCGTTTTGGGTGACCAAAGTGGCGGCTGTGTACGGCGTCATCGATGTTATTTCGCTGTTTTTGTCGGGAAGAATCGCGCCGCTCGAGCTGCTTCCGCCGCAGCTTCGGGAATGGAGCGAGTGGCTGCCGTTCCGCTATATGATTAGCTTTCCGATTGAAATCGCCACCGGAGCCGCAAGTCGAGGGGAATTGGTGCACGGCTTTGCCATCGCGGCAGGGTGGCTGTTTGTGTTCGCTGCCGTTTTGCAATGGCTGTGGAAGGCGGGAATGAAAAAAAATCAGGCGGTAGGTGGATGA
- a CDS encoding MbeD/MobD family mobilization/exclusion protein, protein MGEITNEMIWQAIKELADQLQQTNGRVEQLTKQVQQMNEQVHRLSEQVSDMDQRLTDVANGQKILVEELFENKKEIKRVKTALNLY, encoded by the coding sequence ATGGGGGAAATCACCAATGAAATGATTTGGCAAGCCATCAAAGAGCTCGCCGATCAGCTTCAGCAAACAAACGGACGAGTCGAGCAGCTCACCAAACAAGTGCAACAGATGAACGAACAAGTGCACCGGTTAAGCGAACAAGTGTCCGACATGGATCAGCGGCTCACCGACGTCGCCAACGGCCAAAAAATTTTAGTGGAAGAACTGTTTGAAAACAAAAAGGAGATCAAGCGCGTCAAAACGGCGCTCAACCTGTATTAA
- a CDS encoding ABC transporter ATP-binding protein: MLNVYNMNTFYGDSHVLHNVSLTVEKGKVTVLLGRNGMGKTTTIHSIMGMVPAKTGKIVLEQTEIQDKTSFQISRLGIGLVPQGRRIFPNLTVKENLMTTYRPAENGWTLDQIYAMFPRLKERESSMGGDLSGGEQQMLSIGRALLTNPKVLLLDEPSEGLSPLMVQEVTEIIRQLKQQGLTILLVEQNLAMALELADFVYILNKGAVVFGGTPNELDIHVKNKYLLLSS; this comes from the coding sequence GTGCTGAACGTCTATAACATGAATACGTTTTATGGAGACAGCCATGTCCTTCACAACGTTTCGTTGACGGTGGAAAAAGGAAAAGTGACCGTTTTGTTAGGTCGGAACGGAATGGGGAAGACGACGACGATCCACTCCATTATGGGGATGGTTCCGGCTAAAACAGGGAAGATCGTGTTGGAACAGACAGAAATTCAAGATAAGACGAGTTTTCAAATATCGCGGTTAGGAATTGGGCTTGTTCCGCAAGGGAGACGAATCTTCCCGAATTTGACCGTAAAGGAAAACTTAATGACAACATATCGTCCGGCCGAAAACGGTTGGACGTTGGATCAAATATACGCCATGTTCCCCCGGTTAAAGGAAAGGGAGTCGTCGATGGGTGGCGATTTAAGCGGGGGGGAGCAGCAAATGCTGTCGATCGGGAGAGCGCTGTTGACCAATCCGAAAGTGCTGCTTCTTGATGAGCCGTCGGAAGGATTGTCGCCGTTGATGGTGCAAGAAGTGACGGAAATTATTCGGCAATTGAAACAACAAGGGCTGACGATCTTGTTGGTCGAGCAAAATTTAGCGATGGCGTTGGAACTGGCTGACTTCGTCTATATTTTGAACAAAGGAGCGGTTGTGTTTGGCGGAACGCCGAACGAATTGGATATCCACGTCAAAAACAAGTATTTGCTGTTGAGTTCTTAG
- a CDS encoding ABC transporter permease, translated as MRRYGRVFREFFRACVVEEMEYRSEFFGNFAASFFGVGMALLTVHIFFYQTDDLGGWTYAEVLVLLGVFNTLRGFIDFALRPNMPRLLEHVRRGTLDYILTKPVDSMFYVSFRHLVFWRLIDVVLGFGVIGYGLSVGRYVPSAADVLMFLVVMAASLLLIYSLWMMLMTTSFWVVRIDDLSFIFDSFFETARFPGSMYRGVVRMVITYILPAVLITNTPALALLGKWSARTAIAALVVSFLFLWIARRFWCFALRFYTGAGG; from the coding sequence ATGCGGCGGTATGGACGGGTGTTCCGCGAATTTTTCCGCGCCTGTGTCGTGGAGGAAATGGAGTATCGAAGCGAATTTTTCGGCAATTTCGCAGCCAGTTTTTTTGGCGTTGGCATGGCGCTGCTCACCGTTCATATCTTTTTTTATCAGACGGATGATTTAGGCGGCTGGACGTACGCGGAGGTGCTTGTCTTGCTCGGCGTCTTTAATACGCTGCGCGGGTTCATCGACTTTGCGCTCCGTCCGAACATGCCGCGGCTGCTTGAACACGTTAGGCGCGGCACGCTCGATTACATTTTGACAAAGCCGGTCGATAGCATGTTTTACGTCAGCTTCCGCCATCTTGTCTTTTGGCGGCTCATCGATGTCGTGCTCGGCTTCGGCGTCATCGGCTACGGTTTGTCTGTCGGGCGCTACGTTCCGTCGGCGGCTGACGTATTGATGTTTCTTGTTGTGATGGCTGCTTCGCTTTTGTTGATTTATTCGCTATGGATGATGCTGATGACGACATCGTTTTGGGTGGTGCGCATCGACGACTTGTCGTTTATTTTCGACTCGTTTTTTGAAACGGCCCGCTTCCCCGGCAGCATGTATCGCGGAGTGGTTCGGATGGTGATCACCTACATATTGCCGGCCGTATTAATCACGAACACCCCCGCGCTGGCGCTGCTAGGCAAATGGAGTGCTCGGACAGCGATTGCCGCTTTGGTTGTGTCCTTCCTCTTTTTATGGATTGCCCGCCGCTTTTGGTGCTTTGCCTTGCGCTTTTATACAGGAGCGGGCGGGTGA
- a CDS encoding ABC transporter ATP-binding protein: MEKDVILHVERISKHFGGLQIIKDVSLSVRKGERIGMIGPNGAGKTTFFHLLAGDLLPTGGKIYYKGREMTNMPNFKRAQEGIVRTFQKNNLLNELTVLDNLLLVLQRKRGMANVWFKPRNARRAPALFAEAEHLLETWGLKEIANERVKTLSYGEQRQVEILLGIAMEPDVLLLDEPTAGMSQAETTYIVQLLHQLPKDLTVMVIEHDLDVVFGLAERMIVLYDGYILIDGTPDEVRGDERVNEIYIGKGKTVGAERL, encoded by the coding sequence ATGGAAAAGGATGTCATATTGCATGTTGAGAGAATCAGCAAGCATTTCGGCGGCTTGCAAATTATTAAGGACGTATCCCTCAGCGTGAGAAAAGGCGAGCGAATCGGAATGATCGGCCCGAATGGGGCGGGAAAAACGACGTTTTTTCACTTGTTAGCGGGCGATCTCCTTCCTACCGGAGGCAAGATCTATTACAAAGGAAGAGAAATGACAAACATGCCGAATTTTAAAAGAGCGCAAGAAGGGATTGTGCGCACGTTTCAGAAAAATAATCTGCTTAATGAATTGACAGTGCTCGACAACTTGTTATTAGTATTGCAGCGGAAGCGCGGAATGGCGAATGTATGGTTCAAACCGAGAAATGCCCGCCGGGCGCCGGCGCTGTTTGCGGAAGCGGAACATTTGCTTGAGACGTGGGGGCTCAAGGAGATTGCCAATGAACGAGTAAAAACGTTGTCGTACGGTGAGCAGCGGCAAGTCGAGATCTTGCTCGGCATTGCGATGGAGCCTGATGTGCTCTTGCTTGATGAACCGACGGCGGGCATGTCCCAAGCCGAAACCACTTACATTGTCCAGTTGCTTCACCAGTTGCCAAAGGATCTTACCGTCATGGTGATCGAACACGATCTCGATGTTGTGTTTGGATTGGCCGAGCGCATGATTGTACTGTATGACGGCTATATTTTAATCGATGGAACCCCTGATGAAGTGCGGGGTGACGAACGGGTCAACGAAATTTATATCGGGAAGGGGAAAACGGTCGGTGCTGAACGTCTATAA
- a CDS encoding ABC transporter ATP-binding protein, which produces MIRVSHLHKSFRVHRREAGWLEAVRHLWRRDYRVIEAVKDVSFTIEKGEIVGFLGPNGAGKTTTMKMLAGLLHPTSGEITVGGFVPFEQKPEFKKMMSLVMGQKSQLIWDIPPMETFLVNKAIYDIDDRSFRQTLEELTELLDLAPLLDKPTRSLSLGQRMRCELAAALLHRPHVLFLDEPTIGLDVHTQENVRRFIVDYNREHETTILLTSHYMGDVAALCDRVMIINYGRLLYDGELSVLTEKLAPYKRLEVRFAQLPNINWDEYGEVAEMEEGTVVLRVARETAAGTAARLLQQFEVRDINIEDPPLEEVITRAFQGDGYGA; this is translated from the coding sequence GTGATCCGTGTCAGCCATTTGCATAAATCGTTCCGCGTTCATCGTCGCGAAGCCGGATGGCTTGAGGCGGTGCGCCATTTATGGCGCCGCGACTACCGGGTCATCGAGGCGGTCAAAGACGTTTCGTTCACGATCGAAAAAGGGGAGATTGTCGGCTTTTTAGGCCCGAACGGGGCGGGGAAAACGACGACGATGAAAATGCTTGCCGGCCTGTTGCATCCGACATCAGGGGAGATTACGGTCGGCGGTTTTGTGCCGTTTGAACAAAAGCCGGAGTTTAAAAAGATGATGAGCTTAGTGATGGGACAAAAAAGCCAGCTTATTTGGGACATTCCGCCGATGGAGACGTTTTTGGTCAATAAAGCCATTTATGATATTGATGATCGGTCGTTCCGCCAGACGCTTGAGGAGCTCACCGAGCTGCTTGATTTGGCGCCGCTGTTGGACAAGCCGACGCGCAGCTTGTCGCTCGGGCAGCGGATGCGCTGCGAGCTGGCGGCGGCGCTTTTGCATCGGCCGCACGTGTTGTTTTTAGATGAGCCGACGATCGGGCTTGACGTTCATACGCAAGAAAACGTGCGCCGTTTTATCGTTGACTACAATCGAGAGCACGAGACGACCATTTTGCTGACGTCACATTACATGGGCGATGTCGCTGCGCTTTGTGACCGGGTGATGATCATTAACTACGGTCGGCTCCTTTACGACGGGGAACTTTCGGTGCTGACGGAGAAGCTGGCGCCGTACAAGCGGTTGGAAGTCCGGTTTGCGCAGCTGCCAAACATCAACTGGGACGAGTATGGGGAAGTGGCGGAAATGGAAGAGGGAACGGTTGTGCTCAGGGTGGCGCGCGAGACGGCAGCGGGGACGGCGGCGCGGCTGCTTCAGCAGTTTGAAGTCCGTGATATCAATATCGAAGATCCGCCGCTTGAGGAAGTGATTACGCGCGCGTTTCAGGGGGATGGATATGGTGCGTAA
- a CDS encoding alpha/beta hydrolase, producing MELGRTPHRLLRRVWVPLSLAIVALGVLACIGVSVYVGWQLTHKERQPITETPHDYGMTYENATFISKDGKTRLKGWIISPQKPARMTVVFAHGYGNNRVQENVPFLPLAKRLAAEGYRVVLFDFRASGESGGDMITIGVKEKDDLLGVIDYAKKHFHEPIALYGVSMGAATSILAAAEDGDVRGVIADSPFSDLESYLRANMPVWTHLPDVPFTYLILAIVPALADLDLDLSSPIRAVDRIAPRPILFIHSKDDRSIPYEESVKLYRTHSDVFQLWLTEKADHVKSFSLYGDEYVERVLTFLRSLENTSS from the coding sequence ATGGAATTAGGACGCACACCACATCGTCTACTACGGCGCGTGTGGGTTCCGTTATCGTTGGCGATTGTGGCGCTCGGAGTGTTGGCTTGCATCGGGGTGTCCGTTTACGTCGGCTGGCAGCTGACCCATAAAGAGCGCCAGCCGATTACCGAGACGCCTCATGACTACGGGATGACATATGAAAATGCCACCTTTATCAGCAAAGACGGGAAGACGAGGCTTAAAGGCTGGATCATTTCACCGCAGAAACCGGCGCGTATGACAGTCGTTTTTGCCCACGGATACGGCAACAACCGCGTCCAAGAAAATGTACCGTTTTTGCCGCTCGCCAAGCGGCTCGCTGCCGAAGGGTATCGCGTCGTCTTGTTTGATTTCCGCGCCAGCGGTGAGTCGGGAGGCGATATGATTACGATCGGCGTCAAAGAGAAAGATGATTTGCTTGGCGTCATCGATTACGCGAAGAAACACTTCCATGAACCGATCGCGCTGTACGGTGTTTCGATGGGGGCGGCGACGTCGATTTTGGCGGCGGCAGAGGATGGTGATGTTCGCGGGGTGATTGCGGACAGCCCGTTTAGCGACCTCGAATCGTATTTGCGCGCCAACATGCCCGTATGGACGCATTTGCCCGATGTGCCGTTTACGTATTTGATTTTAGCGATCGTTCCCGCGCTGGCGGATCTTGATTTAGACTTGTCTTCCCCTATTCGTGCGGTCGATCGTATAGCGCCGAGGCCGATTTTGTTCATCCACAGCAAAGACGACCGTTCGATTCCTTACGAAGAAAGTGTGAAGTTGTACCGTACTCATTCCGATGTCTTTCAACTATGGCTGACGGAAAAAGCCGATCATGTGAAAAGTTTTTCCCTCTACGGCGATGAGTATGTCGAACGAGTGTTGACATTTTTGCGCTCATTGGAAAACACTTCTTCTTAA
- a CDS encoding thiol-disulfide oxidoreductase DCC family protein — translation MPPIILFDGDCLFCHAGVRWVAARDRKAVFRFASQQSTVGRALLEKGNVPAGDTIVLIEDARYYIKSDAVLRIGRRLVWPWNGLAAAGFLVPRPLRDFVYDQIAVRRHRLIRRQNRCPLPPPELRARFLDELPR, via the coding sequence ATGCCTCCGATCATTTTGTTTGATGGCGATTGCTTGTTTTGTCATGCGGGTGTCCGGTGGGTGGCCGCTCGCGACCGGAAGGCGGTATTCCGTTTTGCCTCGCAGCAAAGCACCGTCGGCCGGGCGTTGTTGGAAAAGGGGAACGTGCCAGCGGGAGACACGATCGTCCTCATCGAAGACGCCCGCTATTATATAAAGTCGGATGCCGTTTTGCGCATCGGCCGGCGTCTGGTCTGGCCATGGAATGGGCTGGCCGCGGCCGGGTTTCTCGTTCCGCGGCCGCTTCGCGACTTTGTCTATGACCAAATCGCTGTCCGCCGCCACCGCCTCATTCGCCGGCAAAATCGCTGTCCGCTGCCGCCCCCTGAGCTGCGCGCCCGTTTTCTAGACGAATTGCCGCGGTGA
- a CDS encoding MerR family transcriptional regulator, giving the protein MHYFTISDLAHEFDVSTRTIRYYEERGLLTPMRTESGQRLYTKKERAKLKLILRGKRFGFSLDEIHEMIALFDEDRTGRKQLEKTVEYGRKKIKEVSERIDDLLQLKAEMESLLSDFEKRLREWEEEEG; this is encoded by the coding sequence ATGCATTATTTCACCATTTCCGATTTGGCGCATGAGTTTGATGTGAGCACGCGGACGATCCGCTATTACGAAGAGCGCGGGCTGCTTACCCCGATGCGGACGGAGTCCGGGCAACGGCTGTATACGAAAAAGGAGCGGGCGAAACTCAAGCTCATTTTGCGCGGCAAACGGTTCGGCTTCTCGCTTGACGAAATCCATGAGATGATCGCGCTGTTTGATGAGGATCGCACGGGAAGGAAACAACTCGAAAAAACGGTCGAATACGGGCGCAAAAAAATTAAGGAGGTGAGCGAGCGAATTGACGATTTGTTGCAGCTGAAGGCGGAGATGGAATCTCTGCTTTCCGATTTTGAAAAGCGATTGCGAGAATGGGAGGAAGAAGAAGGATGA
- a CDS encoding monovalent cation:proton antiporter family protein produces MAEQSSLTSLLIVVVAAFLTPIVLNRLRLQVIPVVVAEILVGIVIGKTGFDLVQPDMWIETLSTLGFLFLMFLSGLEIDFSMFANQPKTAGKHRKEPNPFVVAPLIFVAIFALSYGLSYLFVVFGYIDNAFFMTLIISTISLGVVVPTLKDTNLMETTIGQAILLVAVIADLATMILLAVFVSLYEPEHGSTWLLLGLFACGVVFYFVGKHFKRRSFVETMAKGTIQIGTRAVFTLMIVLVALSETFGAENILGAFLAGVLVSLLSPNKELRHQLDSFGYGFLIPIFFVMVGVDLNLRSLITEPTILMMIPLLFLALVVSKVVPVFLLRIWYDTRMTLAASFLLVSTLSLVIAAAAIAKRIGMIDETMEGALVLVAVLSSIVAPILFKKLFVRPEDEEKIAVSLIGVNQFTLAAARELDLHRYDVRLFHATREDMERTGAGDVFSIVHIADYTKEALEEQGAFAADIVVAWTGNEKVNADMALAAKEQGVGRILVLAESPKQVERLNDEGIEVLSVLRSASSMLRASIESPRVARMMINKDTTLHEVAMNNPDYDGIPLRRFPFMGDCIIVRIFRENEFIVPHGDTELQKGDRLIVTGSGEYVEQLRHRLEKA; encoded by the coding sequence ATGGCCGAACAGTCATCGCTCACTTCGTTATTGATTGTTGTTGTTGCGGCGTTTTTGACGCCCATTGTATTAAACCGGCTTCGGCTGCAAGTGATCCCGGTCGTGGTGGCGGAAATTCTTGTTGGCATTGTGATCGGAAAAACGGGCTTTGATCTTGTACAGCCGGACATGTGGATTGAGACGTTGTCTACGCTTGGTTTTTTATTCTTAATGTTTTTAAGTGGGCTGGAAATTGACTTTTCGATGTTTGCCAATCAACCGAAAACAGCCGGCAAACATCGAAAAGAACCGAATCCGTTTGTAGTTGCTCCACTCATTTTTGTGGCGATTTTTGCTTTGTCTTACGGTCTTTCTTATTTGTTTGTCGTCTTTGGTTATATAGACAACGCGTTTTTCATGACGCTCATCATTTCAACGATTTCCCTTGGGGTCGTTGTGCCGACGTTAAAAGATACCAACTTGATGGAGACGACGATTGGGCAGGCCATTTTACTTGTTGCCGTGATTGCTGATTTAGCGACGATGATTTTGCTGGCTGTATTCGTTTCGCTTTATGAGCCTGAACACGGAAGTACATGGCTGTTGCTTGGCTTATTTGCTTGTGGGGTTGTGTTTTATTTCGTTGGAAAACACTTTAAGAGACGATCATTTGTCGAGACAATGGCCAAGGGAACGATTCAAATCGGGACCCGAGCGGTATTTACTTTGATGATTGTGCTCGTCGCATTGTCCGAAACGTTTGGTGCAGAAAACATTTTAGGAGCATTTTTAGCCGGAGTGCTCGTTTCGCTGTTGTCGCCGAATAAGGAGTTGCGCCACCAGCTTGATTCGTTTGGCTACGGTTTTCTCATCCCGATCTTCTTTGTCATGGTCGGTGTTGATTTGAATTTACGTTCGCTCATCACCGAACCAACGATTTTAATGATGATTCCGCTTCTTTTTTTGGCGCTGGTCGTATCGAAAGTCGTCCCCGTTTTTTTGCTCCGCATTTGGTATGATACGAGAATGACGTTGGCTGCCTCATTTTTGCTTGTGTCGACATTGTCGCTTGTCATTGCGGCAGCTGCCATCGCCAAACGGATCGGGATGATCGATGAGACGATGGAAGGGGCGCTTGTTTTAGTAGCTGTTTTGTCTAGCATTGTTGCACCGATTTTGTTTAAAAAGTTGTTTGTTCGCCCGGAGGACGAAGAAAAAATCGCTGTATCCCTCATCGGAGTGAATCAGTTTACCTTGGCGGCTGCCCGGGAGCTTGATTTGCATCGATACGACGTAAGGCTGTTTCATGCAACGCGGGAAGACATGGAACGAACAGGAGCGGGTGACGTTTTCTCCATCGTTCACATCGCTGATTACACAAAGGAAGCGTTGGAAGAGCAGGGAGCGTTTGCGGCTGACATTGTTGTTGCTTGGACTGGAAATGAGAAGGTGAACGCTGATATGGCGCTGGCTGCGAAGGAACAAGGGGTTGGGCGAATTTTAGTGCTTGCAGAAAGCCCGAAACAAGTGGAACGGTTGAACGACGAGGGTATTGAAGTGTTATCCGTGCTCCGCTCAGCCAGTTCCATGCTGCGGGCGTCCATCGAATCACCAAGGGTGGCGCGGATGATGATCAACAAAGATACAACACTGCATGAAGTGGCCATGAATAATCCGGATTATGATGGGATTCCACTCCGTCGCTTCCCATTTATGGGCGACTGTATTATTGTCCGCATTTTCCGTGAAAACGAATTTATCGTGCCTCATGGTGATACGGAATTGCAAAAAGGCGATCGGCTGATTGTAACAGGTTCGGGCGAATATGTCGAGCAGTTGCGCCATCGGCTGGAGAAAGCATAA
- a CDS encoding acyl-CoA dehydrogenase family protein, with protein MKPLCEVDPNLLGNLKRYLDDELYQYAEEKLSSFYEFCLTDVDRRAVHTDREGQPRLIKYDRFGNDISEVWVNEGYEQTAKQTYETGIVGYVHKPIPELGRKGNYMYSYAQGYILSQAEPGFYCPVTLTMATAYVLEYFADDELKARYLPHVISTGEVELYEGATFLTERQGGSDVGANAVRAVPCGDYYKLYGEKYFASNAGRCGVALVLARIDGSGPGTKGLSLFLVPWRNEDGTVNGITIRRLKDKLGVRAVPSAEVVFDGAKAYVVGDPRKGFYYMMEALNLSRVCNAIASVGIMKRALEEAKQYAEQRTAFGHQLTDYPMVRATLADLTARQEVETSACFDMVALFDRVMTAPHEADEAEKAWLRLLIALLKMRTAEEAIAFSHEAIELHGGNGYIEDFVTPRLLRDAQVLTVWEGTANILALEVLRLMRKYRIHERFAAEMKARLERVADEMKPLARPVAAGLKEWVSALARLGGQAEEVQTFHAKTVANRMCDVYLSVVALERGQENERNRLIAELFLHRIWERGLVDERMTSVREFDLIVRAKGAAPLSHS; from the coding sequence ATGAAACCGCTTTGTGAAGTCGATCCGAATTTGCTAGGGAATTTGAAACGGTATTTGGATGATGAGTTGTACCAATATGCAGAGGAAAAACTCTCATCGTTTTACGAGTTTTGCTTGACGGACGTCGACCGCCGCGCTGTGCATACCGATCGTGAAGGACAGCCGCGCCTGATCAAATATGACCGCTTTGGAAACGACATTTCCGAAGTGTGGGTGAACGAAGGATACGAACAGACGGCAAAACAAACGTATGAAACGGGAATCGTCGGCTATGTGCACAAGCCGATTCCCGAGCTTGGAAGAAAAGGAAACTACATGTATTCGTACGCCCAAGGGTACATTTTATCCCAAGCCGAGCCTGGGTTTTATTGTCCCGTGACGCTGACGATGGCAACGGCGTACGTGCTTGAATATTTCGCCGATGACGAGTTAAAAGCACGGTACTTACCCCATGTCATTTCCACCGGCGAGGTCGAACTGTATGAAGGGGCGACGTTTTTAACGGAGCGGCAAGGCGGGTCGGACGTTGGCGCCAACGCCGTGCGCGCGGTGCCGTGCGGCGATTATTATAAACTGTACGGGGAAAAATATTTTGCCAGCAATGCCGGACGCTGCGGCGTGGCGCTCGTGTTGGCGCGCATTGACGGGAGCGGTCCGGGGACGAAGGGGCTGAGCTTGTTTCTCGTCCCATGGCGCAACGAGGATGGAACAGTAAACGGCATCACCATCCGCCGCTTAAAAGATAAATTAGGGGTGCGCGCGGTGCCGTCGGCCGAAGTTGTGTTTGATGGCGCCAAGGCGTATGTCGTCGGCGATCCGCGCAAAGGCTTCTATTATATGATGGAAGCGCTTAATCTCTCGCGCGTCTGCAATGCGATCGCCTCGGTCGGCATCATGAAGCGGGCGCTCGAGGAAGCGAAACAATACGCTGAGCAGCGCACGGCGTTTGGCCATCAACTGACCGATTACCCGATGGTGCGCGCGACGCTCGCCGACTTGACGGCGCGTCAAGAGGTGGAAACGAGCGCCTGTTTTGACATGGTCGCCTTGTTTGACCGCGTCATGACCGCGCCGCATGAGGCAGATGAGGCGGAGAAAGCCTGGCTCCGGCTTCTGATTGCGCTCCTTAAGATGCGTACGGCCGAAGAGGCGATCGCGTTCAGCCATGAGGCGATTGAACTGCACGGCGGCAACGGATACATTGAAGATTTTGTCACCCCGCGCCTGCTTCGTGACGCCCAAGTGCTGACCGTCTGGGAAGGGACAGCCAACATTTTGGCGCTCGAAGTGCTGCGGCTCATGCGCAAATACCGCATTCACGAACGGTTTGCCGCCGAGATGAAGGCGCGGCTTGAGAGGGTGGCGGACGAGATGAAGCCGCTCGCTCGCCCGGTGGCAGCGGGGCTTAAGGAATGGGTGTCAGCGCTCGCGCGTCTTGGCGGCCAAGCGGAGGAAGTGCAGACGTTTCATGCGAAAACGGTGGCCAACCGGATGTGTGATGTGTATTTGAGCGTCGTCGCCCTCGAACGTGGGCAGGAAAATGAACGAAACCGATTGATCGCTGAGTTGTTTTTGCACCGCATCTGGGAGCGGGGGCTTGTCGACGAACGGATGACATCGGTGCGTGAGTTTGATTTGATTGTTCGAGCGAAAGGAGCGGCGCCGCTTTCCCATTCGTGA